The Aspergillus luchuensis IFO 4308 DNA, chromosome 7, nearly complete sequence genome has a segment encoding these proteins:
- a CDS encoding uncharacterized protein (COG:S;~EggNog:ENOG410PT3H;~InterPro:IPR036236,IPR036864,IPR007219,IPR013087, IPR001138;~PFAM:PF00172,PF04082;~go_function: GO:0000981 - DNA-binding transcription factor activity, RNA polymerase II-specific [Evidence IEA];~go_function: GO:0003677 - DNA binding [Evidence IEA];~go_function: GO:0008270 - zinc ion binding [Evidence IEA];~go_process: GO:0006351 - transcription, DNA-templated [Evidence IEA];~go_process: GO:0006355 - regulation of transcription, DNA-templated [Evidence IEA]), with protein sequence MQSTQWRCEACNASFQRPEHYQRHIRTHTKEKPFACVECGQQFSRVDSLARHHGTRHEHIVSNGSAHTSERRRVAQACKQCNLSKVRCDGQKPCQRCQKNGADCIYQSPQKRKLANAAATTHPSISKRHRGTATPQNWESSLTPDQQDDEGASTQLPEDIISPPSPTTHSMTQLQPTTSRVNARSMENVEAFGSGSHLTSHVPAATHESTSALLATDGMGFESFLGLDIDANVLSGILEQTPALNDGPNDLWLASAETESSSSPLYTVSRIARPFLPLTPSAVAEIYGDDHSLEIDEAMEPRRYSPTAITIDAQLSFPDMEGLPIERVDEENFAHVNDVPAAAVEEVHRVARIMQGNPTFPPFTELKIPPLPVINSWVQLYFEHFHPVFPILHKPSFCTPGTHWLLIFVVSAIGAQFSGLPHAQTCSRAMHELVRRQSMHLCENLNVHARELWLMRVFLLNQLGLRYSGERRALEVAEVYQALPVTVARRSQIFRSIVSLQKIHQLELPNAQKWQIWTLDEERRRTGYAIWLADTAFSIHFDLSSIVRDDEMQNTLPQEEELWEAATAQGWATFPTRTSRNKTFTLEHIASDRNWSAVWSKTGTLGKQAIIQLLLNAVSGHQKLSGSSSSDSSEVDKDLRQLLEIIDNEEECSSPELKVCATHRLMILYALMITNIPKLPLLPTALKIKCRQLSEFDFGKLADEWGPVSHKGRSAIFYAARVLETVRSHHCAHFSTPVFFFRAVLVIWLYSSLCNPQCYPSPATEAPSITLRAPDWGGMSAVEWINTGWGRIKLPGIGDIMSDRGRSRFLDESIMSLRALKYWGISRIYEQVLTRLRAP encoded by the exons ATGCAATCCACCCAGTGGCGCTGCGAAGCTTGCAATGCTTCATTCCAGCGGCCCGAGCACTATCAGCGCCACATCCGCACTCATACCAAGGAAAAGCCCTTTGCTTGTGTCGAGTGCGGTCAACAGTTCAGTCGAGT AGACTCACTTGCTCGTCATCACGGCACAAGACATGAACACATCGTCTCCAATGGCAGCGCGCATACCAGTGAGCGACGTCGGGTAGCGCAGGCATGCAAGCAATGTAACTTGTCCAAAGTTCGCTGTGACGGACAGAAACCGTGTCAGAGGTGTCAGAAAAATGGGGCCGACTGTATTTACCAGTCACCCCAGAAGCGCAAGCTCGCGAATGCTGCTGCTACAACGCACCCTTCAATCTCAAAACGGCACCGTGGTACAGCTACACCTCAGAACTGGGAATCTTCTCTCACACCGGATCAgcaagatgatgaaggagcaTCAACCCAGCTCCCAGAGGACATTatttcaccaccatcacctacCACGCATTCAATGACTCAATTGCAGCCTACAACGTCAAGAGTAAATGCCAGGAGCATGGAAAACGTGGAGGCGTTTGGAAGTGGCAGTCACCTTACGAGCCACGTTCCAGCAGCTACGCACGAGAGTACATCGGCCTTGCTCGCCACCGATGGGATGGGGTTTGAGAGCTTCCTGGGCCTTGACATCGATGCTAATGTGCTATCTGGTATCCTAGAGCAGACCCCTGCATTGAACGATGGTCCGAATGATTTGTGGCTGGCCTCAGCAGAGACGGagtcctcatcttccccttTATATACAGTCTCGAGGATAGCTCGGCCATTCCTACCGTTGACACCAAGTGCAGTTGCCGAAATCTACGGTGATGATCACTCTCTGGAAATTGACGAAGCCATGGAACCAAGACGGTATTCCCCAACTGCTATCACCATCGATGCACAGCTGTCCTTCCCAGACATGGAGGGCCTGCCTATAGAACGAGTGGACGAAGAGAACTTTGCCCACGTGAACGACGTGCCTGCTGCAGCGGTGGAAGAAGTACATCGTGTGGCGCGGATCATGCAAGGAAACCCGACCTTTCCACCGTTCACTGAGCTGAAAATCCCACCCTTGCCGGTAATCAATTCTTGGGTGCAGCTGTACTTTGAGCACTTCCATCCCGTTTTCCCCATATTGCACAAGCCGTCTTTCTGTACACCTGGCACGCATTGGCTCCTTATCTTTGTCGTGAGTGCTATCGGCGCTCAATTCTCCGGGCTCCCACATGCGCAGACCTGTTCGAGAGCTATGCACGAGCTGGTGAGACGTCAGTCCATGCATCTG TGTGAGAATCTGAATGTACATGCCCGGGAGCTGTGGCTTATGCgggtcttccttctcaaccaACTGGGGCTGCGATACTCTGGCGAACGGAGGGCCCTAGAAGTCGCTGAAGTGTACCAAGCGCTTCCAGTTACCGTGGCTCGGCGAAGTCAGATTTTTAGAAGCATTGTATCCCTCCAGAAAATCCATCAGCTAGAGCTCCCAAATGCCCAAAAATGGCAAATCTGGActctggatgaggagaggcGACGCACCGGTTACGCTATCTGG CTAGCGGATACAGCTTTCTCCATACATTTTGATTTGTCTTCTATAGTACGGGACGATGAGATGCAGAATACCCTGCcccaggaagaggagctctGGGAAGCGGCGACAGCACAGGGCTGGGCTACTTTCCCAACACGCACAA GCCGAAATAAAACCTTTACATTGGAGCATATTGCTTCTGATAGAAATTGGTCGGCTGTCTGGTCTAAAACTGGCACTCTTGGGAAGCAAGCTATTATCCAGCTCCTACTTAATGCCGTCAGTGGTCACCAAAAGCTCTCAggatcctcatcatcggatTCAAGTGAAGTGGATAAAGATTTGAGACAACTACTGGAGATCATAGATAATGAGGAAGAATGTTCCTCCCCTGAGCTCAAAGTCTGCGCGACTCACAGGCTCATGATTCTCTACGCCCTCATGATCACCAATATTCCGAAACTGCCATTACTACCTACAGCTTTGAAGATCAAATGCCGGCAGCTGAGTGAGTTTGACTTTGGCAAACTAGCTGATGAATGGGGCCCTGTGTCACATAAAGGAAGATCAGCCATCTTTTACGCCGCACGGGTACTCGAAACCGTGCGATCCCATCACTGTGCACATTTTTCCACccccgtcttcttcttccgagcCGTTCTAGTGATATGGCTGTACTCTTCACTCTGCAACCCCCAATGCTACCCTTCTCCCGCGACTGAGGCGCCGTCTATTACCCTCCGTGCCCCGGACTGGGGTGGCATGAGCGCTGTTGAATGGATCAACACTGGCTGGGGCCGCATCAAACTGCCCGGAATTGGTGATATCATGTCTGATCGAGGCCGCTCCAGATTCTTAGACGAATCAATCATGAGCCTCAGAGCGCTGAAATACTGGGGTATCAGTAGGATCTATGAGCAAGTTCTGACACGACTACGAGCGCCCTAA
- the BRR2 gene encoding ATP-dependent RNA helicase BRR2 (COG:A;~EggNog:ENOG410PGAG;~InterPro:IPR014756,IPR004179,IPR041094,IPR027417, IPR003593,IPR035892,IPR001650,IPR036390,IPR014001, IPR011545;~PFAM:PF18149,PF02889,PF00271,PF04851,PF00270;~go_function: GO:0003676 - nucleic acid binding [Evidence IEA];~go_function: GO:0005524 - ATP binding [Evidence IEA]): MADQNISQYKYSAMSNLVLQADRRFISRVNDEPTGDPESLAGRISIREMGGRMARDDAPKTKKKTIGPTDIERGAIREGEDVLAREQRKTQRGQPAQLRGQGILSAADALIEGLKYRPRTPATRATYDLILTMTATHLGDVPHEVVRSAADAVLELLKDEEMKDFDKKKEIDDLLGSSMNPKEFNELVNLGKKITDYDAQDEDEEMGEGLEGEGEGELDERQGVAVVFDEEDEDDERMGTVDEIRDDDELSEDEEADQQEATGIDETTTEKADLDGLEEAEEMVIDGGLGRDTDRRDKGSTVPAREIDAYWLQRQIGAAYSDAHIQHEKATQALEILGGQGEDGAERPLRDVENDLMELFDYENPDLVAKLVTNRDKIVWVTRWRRVAEDADARHLVESEMVEAGHRQILDEIRGKSTRSEGAGRPEKKIKLDLMDVDVPSAPQQPEEKPTEGGLVRGLQPKRLINLENLVFHQGNHLMTNPNVKLPQGSTKRTFKGYEEIHVPPPQAKREPGEKNIPATELPEWARVGFGSAKELNRVQSKCFPSAFHDDGNMLVCAPTGSGKTNVAMLTILREIGKNRNPETGEIMLDDFKIIYISPLKALVQEQVGNLGKRLEPYGIKVAELSGDRQLTKQQIAETQIIVTTPEKFDVITRKASETSYTRLVRLVVIDEIHLLHDDRGPVIESIVSRTIRKVEQTGDPVRIVGLSATLPNYRDVASFLRVDPLKGLFHFDGSYRPCPLKQEFIGVTDKKAIKQLKTMNDICYNKVLEQVGQRRNQMLIFVHSRKETAKTAKYIRDKALEMETIGQILRSDAASRAILAEEAETVDDPSLKDLLPYGLGIHHAGLSLADRDSVQALFSDGSIQVLVCTATLAWGVNLPAHTVIIKGTQIYSPEKGSWVELSPQDVLQMLGRAGRPQYDTFGEGIIITSQTEIQYYLSLMNQQLPIESQLMSKLADNMNAEIVLGNIRTRDEGVDWLGYTYLFVRMLRSPGLYSVGADYEDDEALEQKRVDLVHSAAVILERAGLVKYDKKTGRLQSTELGRIASHYYIGHNSMLTYSQHIQPSITPIELFRIFALSDEFKYIPVRQDEKLELAKLLGRVPVPVKEGIDEPHSKINVLLQAYISRLKLEGLALMADMVYVTQSAGRILRALFEISLKKGWSSVAKTALNLCKMAERRMWPTMTPLRQFPTCPRDILQKAERIDVPWASYFDLDPPRMGELLGMPKAGRVVCDLVSKFPRLEVQAQVQPVTRSMLRVELTITPNFVWDEALHGNAQDFWILVEDCDGEEILFHDQFLLRGDIAQSEMNEHLVEFTVPITEPMPPNYFISLVSDRWMHSETKIAVSFQKLILPERFPPHTPLLDMQRAPIKALKRDEYQQLYPEWQYFNKIQTQTFKSLFDTDDNVFIGAPTGSGKTVCAELALLRHWAQEDSGRAVYIAPFQELVDQRLVDWEKRLSNIAGGKTIVKLTGETTADLRLLERADLVLATPTQWDVLSRQWRKRKNVRAVQLFIADEIQMLGGYGGYVYEVVVSRMHSMALETESGMRIVGLSVPLANARDLGEWIGANKHTIYNFSPHARPVPLELHIQSFTIPHFPSLMLAMARPAYLSILQLSPDKPAIVFVPSRKQTRSTAMDLLAACATDDDEDRFLNADVNELAPLLSRINERTLAESLSHGIGYYHEALSATDKRIVSHLFSIGAIQVLLASRDVCWELDLTAHLVVVMGTQFFEGREHRYIDYPISEILQMFGKASRPGEDKIGRGVLMVPAVKREYYKKFLNEALPVESHLQAYLHDAFVTEISTRTIGSTQDAIDWMTHTYFYRRLLANPSFYGLADVSHEGLSTFLSELLENTLKELSDAKIVDLDEEDDSVSPLNAAMIGSYYNISFITMQTFLLSLSARTKLKGILEIVTSATEFESIQMRRHEDHILRRVYDRVPVKMSQVAYDSPHFKAFVLLQAHFSRMQLPIDLAKDQEVIVSKVLNLLSACVDVLSSEGHLNAMNAMEMSQMVVQAMWDRDSPLKQIPHFGPDAIKVANEYNINDIFEFMEAMDPSENKDYATLVKRLGLDNRQLAQAAAFTNEKYPNLELDFEVEDPESVTSGEPSYLKVKIEREVEEDEEPDTSVHAPFYPNKKMENWWLVVGDEKTKNLLAIKRITIGRKLELRLEYIVPTPGEHELTLYLMSDSYVGVDQAPTFTVTAAEGMDEDEDEEEEDEE; this comes from the exons ATGGCGGACCAGAATATTTCTCAATATAAGTACTCGGCGATGTCCAACCTGGTTCTCCAGGCGGACCGTCGTTTTATCTCTCGCGTCAACGATGAACCCACCGGAGACCCAGAGTCGCTCGCTGGTCGCATAAGTATCCGGGAGATGGGCGGCAGGATGGCGCGTGATGATGCGCCTAAGACGAAGAAAAAGACTATCGGCCCGACGGACATTGAACGCGGTGCGATTCGAGAGGGTGAGGACGTGCTTGCCCGTGAACAGAGGAAGACCCAACGGGGTCAACCGGCACAACTACGAGGCCAGGGGATTCTCTCTGCCGCAGATGCCCTCATTGAGGGCCTCAAGTACCGTCCCCGCACGCCTGCCACCCGAGCTACCTACGACCTTATTCTCACCATGACCGCGACCCACCTTGGCGACGTCCCCCACGAAGTGGTCCGAAGTGCCGCTGATGCAGTGTTGGAATTgctgaaggatgaagagatgaaggacttcgacaagaagaaggagatcgaTGACCTGCTCGGAAGCTCGATGAACCCCAAGGAGTTCAATGAGCTCGTCAACCTCGGCAAGAAGATTACGGACTACGACGCgcaggacgaagatgaagaaatggGCGAAGGTTTGGAAGGTGAAGGTGAAGGCGAACTGGATGAGCGCCAAGGTGTTGCCGTCGTtttcgatgaggaggatgaggacgacgagCGCATGGGTACTGTGGATGAGATACgcgatgacgacgaactctcggaggacgaagaggccGATCAACAAGAAGCTACAGGAATCGACGAGACAACCACTGAGAAGGCGGATCTCGATGGTCTTGAGGAGGCCGAAGAGATGGTAATAGATGGTGGCCTGGGTCGGGATACAGATCGACGAGACAAGGGATCAACGGTACCTGCCCGGGAGATCGATGCCTATTGGCTTCAGCGTCAAATTGGTGCCGCATACTCCGATGCCCACATACAGCATGAAAAGGCTACACAAGCACTTGAGATCCTTGGTGGTCAGGGCGAGGATGGCGCGGAGCGGCCGCTACGTGATGTTGAAAACGACCTGATGGAATTGTTCGACTACGAGAACCCCGACCTTGTCGCCAAATTGGTCACCAACCGGGATAAGATCGTTTGGGTCACTCGCTGGCGTCGAGTGGCCGAAGACGCAGACGCCCGCCACCTGGTAGAGAGTGAGATGGTCGAGGCTGGACATCGCCAGATTCTGGACGAGATCCGGGGTAAATCGACTCGTTCCGAAGGTGCAGGTCGaccagagaagaagatcaaactGGATTTGATGGACGTCGATGTCCCGAGTGCACCTCAACAACCCGAGGAGAAGCCTACAGAGGGAGGGCTGGTGAGGGGCTTGCAGCCCAAGAGGCTGATCAACCTGGAAAACCTCGTCTTCCACCAGGGCAACCACTTGATGACGAATCCTAACGTTAAGCTACCACAGGGCTCTACGAAGCGGACGTTCAAGGGCTATGAGGAGATTCATGTGCCCCCTCCGCAGGCAAAGAGAGAGCCaggggagaagaacatccctGCTACCGAACTGCCCGAGTGGGCTCGTGTCGGCTTTGGTAGTGCGAAGGAGCTCAATCGGGTCCAGTCCAAGTGCTTCCCATCTGCGTTCCATGACGATGGAAACATGCTCGTCTGTGCTCCCACAGGATCAGGAAAGACGAATGTTGCCAtgctcaccatcctccgcgaAATCGGAAAGAACCGCAACCCCGAAACCGGTGAGATTATGTTGGATGACTTCAAGATCATCTACATCTCCCCGTTGAAGGCGCTGGTTCAGGAACAAGTCGGAAACCTCGGCAAGCGACTGGAGCCGTATGGCATCAAGGTTGCTGAACTCAGTGGTGATCGCCAGCTTACCAAACAGCAAATTGCTGAAACACAGATTATTGTGACCACCCCCGAGAAGTTTGATGTCATTACAAGAAAGGCGTCGGAAACGAGCTACACAAGGCTCGTTCGTCTTGTTGTTATAGATGAAATCCACCTTCTTCACGATGACCGTGGTCCTGTCATCGAGAGCATCGTCAGCAGAACGATTCGCAAGGTCGAACAGACCGGTGACCCTGTACGAATTGTTGGTCTCAGTGCTACCCTGCCCAACTACCGTGACGTTGCAAGCTTCTTGCGCGTTGATCCCCTCAAGGGCCTCTTCCATTTCGACGGGTCTTATAGGCCATGCCCGCTGAAGCAGGAGTTCATTGGTGTTACCGACAAGAAGGCTATCAAGCAGCTGAAGACGATGAACGATATTTGCTATAACAAGGTGCTTGAGCAGGTTGGACAACGGAGGAATCAGATGCTCATCTTCGTTCACTCCCGAAAGGAGACCGCCAAAACCGCCAAGTACATCAGAGACAAGGCTCTTGAGATGGAGACCATTGGTCAGATCCTGCGGAGCGATGCTGCCAGTAGAGCCATTTtggccgaagaagccgagaCCGTGGACGATCCCTCCCTTAAAGATCTTCTGCCTTACGGCCTCGGTATTCACCATGCTGGTCTCAGTCTTGCGGATCGTGATTCAGTTCAGGCCCTTTTCAGTGATGGTAGCATTCAAGTCCTTGTGTGCACGGCAACTCTCGCCTGGGGTGTCAACCTGCCTGCTCataccgtcatcatcaaggGTACCCAGATCTATTCGCCTGAGAAGGGTAGCTGGGTTGAACTTAGTCCTCAGGATGTTCTCCAGATGTTGGGACGAGCTGGACGACCTCAGTACGACACATTCGGTGAGGGTATTATCATTACCTCGCAGACCGAGATTCAGTATTATCTGTCGCTTATGAACCAGCAGCTGCCGATCGAGAGTCAGCTTATGAGTAAACTTGCGGATAATATGAACGCTGAGATCGTTCTTGGCAATATTCGCACGCGCGACGAGGGTGTTGATTGGCTAGGATACACTTATCTGTTCGTCCGTATGCTTCGCTCACCCGGGTTGTACAGCGTTGGCGCCGATTatgaggacgacgaggcACTGGAGCAGAAGCGTGTCGATCTTGTCCACTCTGCAGCAGTCATCTTGGAACGGGCAGGCCTTGTCAAGTATGACAAGAAGACGGGACGCCTGCAGTCGACTGAGCTTGGACGCATCGCCTCTCATTACTACATTGGCCACAACTCCATGTTGACGTACTCTCAGCACATCCAGCCCTCTATCACACCCATCGAACTCTTCCGTATTTTCGCCTTGAGTGACGAATTCAAGTACATTCCAGTCCGTCAAGATGAAAAGCTCGAGCTTGCCAAGTTGTTGGGACGTGTGCCTGTTCCCGTCAAGGAAGGCATCGACGAGCCTCACTCGAAGATCAATGTTCTACTGCAGGCCTATATCTCCAGACTCAAGCTTGAGGGACTGGCGCTTATGGCAGATATGGTTTATGTCACACAGTCGGCTGGTCGTATTCTACGCGCCCTCTTTGAGATATCCCTGAAGAAGGGCTGGTCATCTGTGGCCAAGACGGCTCTCAACCTCTGTAAGATGGCTGAGCGACGGATGTGGCCGACGATGACGCCGCTGCGTCAATTCCCAACCTGTCCTAGGGACATCCTGCAAAAGGCTGAAAGAATCGATGTGCCATGGGCTAGTTACTTCGACCTTGATCCTCCTCGCATGGGTGAGCTTCTCGGTATGCCGAAGGCCGGTCGTGTCGTCTGCGACCTCGTTTCCAAATTCCCTCGCTTGGAAGTTCAAGCACAGGTCCAGCCTGTCACTCGTTCTATGCTCCGGGTTGAGTTGACCATCACCCCCAACTTTGTCTGGGACGAGGCACTCCATGGTAACGCGCAGGACTTCTGGATCTTGGTCGAGGAttgcgatggagaggaaattCTATTCCATGATCAGTTCCTTCTCCGGGGAGACATTGCACAGTCCGAGATGAACGAGCACCTCGTCGAATTTACTGTTCCGATCACCGAACCCATGCCCCCCAACTACTTCATCTCGCTCGTTTCGGACCGTTGGATGCACTCGGAAACGAAGATCGCTGTTtctttccagaagctcatTCTTCCAGAGCGCTTCCCCCCGCACACTCCTCTTTTGGATATGCAACGCGCCCCCATCAAGGCATTGAAGCGCGATGAATACCAGCAACTGTACCCTGAATGGCAATACTTCAACAAGATCCAAACACAGACCTTCAAGTCCCTGTTCGATACGGATGACAATGTCTTTATCGGTGCTCCTACCGGCAGTGGCAAGACTGTTTGCGCAGAACTTGCGCTGCTTCGTCATTGGGCTCAGGAAGACAGTGGCAGGGCCGTTTACATTGCCCCGTTCCAGGAATTGGTTGACCAACGTCTTGTCGACTGGGAGAAGCGACTGAGCAACATCGCCGGCGGAAAGACTATTGTGAAGCTTACTGGAGAGACGACTGCCGACCTCAGGCTTTTAGAACGTGCCGATCTTGTCCTTGCCACCCCTACTCAATGGGATGTCTTGTCCAGACAGTGGCGGAAGCGCAAGAACGTCCGGGCAGTGCAGCTTTTCATCGCCGATGAGATCCAAATGCTCGGTGGCTATGGAGGATATGTGTACGAGGTGGTGGTCTCTCGTATGCACTCCATGGCGCTGGAAACCGAGAGTGGCATGCGTATTGTTGGTCTGAGTGTGCCGCTTGCCAATGCTCGCGACCTGGGTGAGTGGATTGGTGCCAACAAGCACACAATCTACAACTTCAGCCCGCATGCCCGGCCGGTGCCTCTTGAGCTTCATATCCAGTCTTTCACCATCCCCCACTTCCCCTCGCTCATGCTCGCCATGGCCAGACCAGCGTATCTTTCGATCCTTCAACTATCCCCCGACAAGCCTGCCATTGTGTTCGTGCCTAGCCGCAAGCAGACTCGTTCCACCGCTATGGATCTCCTGGCTGCTTGCGCtactgacgatgatgaagaccgGTTCCTTAACGCCGATGTCAATGAGCTGGCGCCTCTCCTGAGCCGCATCAATGAACGTACTCTCGCAGAGTCACTGTCACATGGCATTGGTTACTACCACGAAGCGCTCAGCGCTACTGACAAGCGCATTGTCTCTCATCTCTTCAGCATCGGTGCAATCCAAGTCCTCCTTGCCTCCAGAGATGTCTGCTGGGAGCTCGATCTCACCGCACATCTCGTAGTTGTCATGGGAACGCAGTTCTTCGAAGGCCGGGAGCACCGCTATATCGACTACCCTATCAGCGAGATTCTCCAGATGTTCGGCAAGGCCTCTCGTCCTGGCGAGGATAAGATTGGTCGTGGTGTGCTCATGGTCCCGGCTGTGAAGCGGGAATACTACAAGAAGTTCCTGAACGAAGCTCTGCCCGTTGAGAGTCACCTGCAAGCCTACTTGCATGACGCCTTCGTCACAGAGATCAGCACCAGAACGATTGGATCAACTCAAGATGCGATCGACTGGATGACTCACACCTACTTCTACCGTCGGCTTTTGGCCAACCCCAGTTTCTACGGTCTGGCCGATGTCAGCCATGAGGGCCTCAGTACTTTCCTGTCGGAACTGCTGGAGAACACGCTGAAGGAACTGTCGGATGCCAAGATCGTTGacctggatgaggaggatgacagCGTATCGCCTCTGAACGCGGCCATGATTGGGTCTTACTACaacatctccttcatcacGATGCagaccttccttctctccttgtCGGCTCGTACAAAGCTCAAGGGTATTCTGGAGATTGTCACGTCAGCCACAGAATTCGAGTCGATCCAGATGCGCCGTCACGAGGACCACATCCTGCGTCGCGTATACGACCGTGTGCCTGTCAAGATGTCGCAGGTCGCCTACGACTCGCCGCACTTCAAGGCCTTCGTGCTGCTGCAAGCTCACTTCTCGCGTATGCAGTTGCCGATTGATCTTGCCAAGGATCAGGAGGTCATTGTCAGCAAGGTTCTCAACCTGCTCAGCGCATGTGTCGATGTTCTCTCTTCGGAGGGCCATCTGAACGCCATGAACGCAATGGAGATGTCTCAGATGGTTGTCCAGGCCATGTGGGACCGCGACAGCCCTCTGAAGCAGATTCCTCACTTCGGCCCCGACGCCATCAAGGTGGCCAACGAGTACAA CATCAACGACATCTTCGAGTTCATGGAAGCCATGGACCCCTCCGAGAACAAGGACTACGCGACCTTGGTCAAGCGCCTCGGCCTGGACAACAGACAACTGGCACAAGCCGCGGCCTTCACCAACGAGAAGTACCCCAACCTCGAACTGGACTTCGAAGTCGAAGATCCAGAGAGCGTCACCTCCGGCGAGCCAAGCTACCTCAAGGTCAAGATCGAGCGCGaggtcgaagaagacgaagagccCGACACCTCCGTGCACGCACCCTTCTACCccaacaagaagatggagaactgGTGGCTCGTGGTCGGAGAcgagaagacaaagaaccTGCTGGCTATCAAGCGTATCACTATCGGTCGCAAGTTGGAGCTGCGTCTTGAATACATCGTGCCTACACCTGGTGAGCACGAGCTGACTTTGTACTTGATGAGCGACAGTTACGTTGGTGTGGATCAGGCTCCTACGTTTACTGTTACGGCTGCCGAGggaatggatgaggatgaggacgaggaagaggaagacgaggagtag
- a CDS encoding putative salicylate hydroxylase (COG:C,H;~EggNog:ENOG410PV0D;~InterPro:IPR036188,IPR002938;~PFAM:PF01494,PF07992;~SECRETED:SignalP(1-18);~go_function: GO:0071949 - FAD binding [Evidence IEA]): MPLKIVVVGAGLAGLGAAIALNRQGHDIEILEQSGFLNEVGAAIHMAPNATRILKDWGCNLEDLQPVHCNKMRLWDHQGNLMHIPVVTKDTQEALGIYDEWLLTHRVDLHNTLRGLAAKEVNGKKPTIHLRSRVASVDPEAGVVTLEDGTKYTGDLIIGADGMHSRCVSSVIGGPTKKESTGQNCFRFLIPVSKMKSNPLTASLLEKMGSDAVDVFTTEDRRLVVYPCRHGDLLNIAAIHPSGADSSARESSWLDSGNLDSLLETCSVFSPELQEMCKLAEDLKLWSLASRSPPRTFIRGKLALIGDAAHPTLPHQGQGGAQSLEDGAALGALFTPECTKDDIPGRLELYNKVRYERSVTVMLMSKVSDDRRGQMLDELRTYVPDAELPPDMFSYTWNSYPCREAQQLLRAAQVSA, translated from the exons ATGCCTTTGAAGATTGTCGTGGTTGGTGCTGGCCTGGCCGGTCTGGGCGCAGCCATTGCGTTGAACCGCCAAGGTCATGATATTGAG ATCCTCGAGCAGTCCGGCTTCCTAAATGAAGTAGGAGCTGCAATCCACATGGCGCCTAATGCCACGCGCATCCTCAAAGATTGGGGATGCAACTTAGAGGACCTGCAGCCGGTCCACTGCAACAAAATGCGGTTGTGGGATCACCAAGGAAACCTTATGCACATCCCAGTT GTGACTAAGGACACCCAGGAAGCGCTGGGTATCTACGATGAGTGGTTGCTCACACACCGAGTGGATTTGCACAATACTCTTAGAGGCTTAGCTGCCAAGGAGGTCAATGGCAAGAAGCCTACTATTCACTTGCGTTCTCGTGTAGCTTCGGTG GATCCCGAGGCTGGAGTGGTAACCCTCGAGGACGGTACCAAGTACACTGGTGACCTAATCATTGGGGCGGATGGCATGCAT TCTCGGTGTGTTAGCAGTGTCATCGGTGGACCTACCAAGAAGGAAAGCACAGGGCAGAACTGCTTTCGCTTCCTTATCCCTGTCTCCAAGATGAAAAGCAACCCTCTCACTGCCTCTCTTTTGGAAAAGATGGGATCGGACGCTGTGGACGTTTTCACCACGGAGGATCGCCGATTAGTCGTCTATCCCTGTCGTCACGGCGATCTGCTCAATATCGCCGCTATCCATCCCTCAGGAGCCGACTCTAGCGCTAGGGAGTCTTCTTGGCTAGACAGCGGCAATTTGGATTCGTTGCTTGAAACATGCAGTGTGTTCAGCCCTGAGCTTCAAGAAATGTGCAAATTGGCAGAAGACCTGAAGCTCTGGAGCTTGGCGTCTCGTTCTCCGCCGCGCACCTTCATCCGTGGCAAGCTAGCACTCATCGGAGATGCCGCCCACCCAACACTGCCTC ACCAGGGCCAAGGCGGTGCGCAGAGCCTCGAAGATGGAGCAGCTCTGGGTGCCCTTTTCACCCCCGAGTGTACCAAAGATGATATCCCGGGCAGACTGGAACTGTACAACAAGGTACGCTATGAGCGATCTGTAAcggtgatgctgatgtccAAGGTAAGCGACGATCGCCGGGGCCAGATGTTGGACGAATTGAGGACCTATGTGCCCGATGCCGAGTTGCCTCCGGATATGTTTTCCTACACCTGGAATTCGTACCCCTGTCGGGAagctcagcagcttctccggGCGGCTCAAGTGAGCGCCTAA